TTGGCGTAACGTACAAAATAGCGGAGGAAGATGCCCTGGTAGCATTCCAGGAAAGGGCAAAACAGGTTAACTGGAATAAGGTGTTCAGCAGGGAAAAAGCCGAAAAGTTGATCAGGGAATATAAACCAAAAGGGCTCGTTTCACTGCCAAGAGCAACCCAAGACAGGAATTTTCATGTGGATGTGACCTATACGCTTGAGTTCGATATCCCTGACGGGAAAGGCGGCATTCTCTACCCCAAGGGATACACCTTTAATCCTCTTGATTATATTCAGATGCCGACAATCCTTGTTATTATTAACGGTGACGACACTGACCAGGTGAAGTGGTTTAAGGAGTCCGGGTATGACAAGGATTTCAAGGCCATGCTTTTACTGGTTGGCGGTTCTTACTCGGATTTGATGAAAAAACTGGATAGACCGGTATTCTACGCAGATCAAAAAATCGTGGATAAATTTAAGTTAAAGGCTGTTCCGTCGGTGGTGCATCAAGATGGCGTGTTTATGGAAGTGAAGGAATTTCAAATACCGGAGTCAGAGAGTTAAATTATGTTTAGACGATTGGTGTTAGTAGTGATTTTCTTGGGTATTTTGCTGTCGGGTGGCAAGGCTGAGGCTATCTGTAAACCGGGACTTCCCATAAATCCAATAACCGATTTATGCTGGCATTGTATATTTCCGATGAAAATTGCCGGTATAACAGTAATGCCAGGCCCTGCCGTGAACGATCACCCTTTTCCGGTGAAGCTGCCGGTTTGCGTTTGCCCCATTCCCATTCCACCATTTTATAGAATAGGGATACCGATTGGTTTCTGGGAACCGGCCCGCATGATCGAAACGGTAAAGGACCCCTGGTGCTTTCCAAGCTTTGGGGGACTTTCTATAGGCTCTACTACAGGCGGATGGTTGGGAGGAGCATCTGTAACCCCCACCACGCAGGGTAAGAGTTCACAGAGCTTTTTTCAGGCGCACTACTGGATATTTCCTGTCTGGACGGCAATGGAGATACTGGTTGATTTTATGTGTCTTGAGTTAAGCGGGATAGATGTTGCCTACATTACCGAAGTTGATCCACTGTGGCAGAACGACCTTCTTAATTTTATCCTGAATCCTGAATCTCTGCTTTTTGCCAATCCGGTTGCCGCGCTCGCCTGTGTGGTGGACAGCGTTTCCACTGCCGTCGGTTTCTCTGCCAGCCCGCTGTTCTGGTGTATAGGAAGCACAAGCGCTTATCCCCTTACCGGACATGTTCATGATGACCATGAGCTGAAATCAGCCTCTTCAGTGGCGGCAAGAATGGTATATAAACTCTCCAGGCAACTCATGATCTGCGATACTGGAATCGCTCTTTGCGGGTGTGTACCAACACCAATATGGATCAAACATAATTACCGTCTTCAGATTGCAAAACCCGTGCG
This genomic interval from Syntrophales bacterium contains the following:
- a CDS encoding TraU family protein, which produces MFRRLVLVVIFLGILLSGGKAEAICKPGLPINPITDLCWHCIFPMKIAGITVMPGPAVNDHPFPVKLPVCVCPIPIPPFYRIGIPIGFWEPARMIETVKDPWCFPSFGGLSIGSTTGGWLGGASVTPTTQGKSSQSFFQAHYWIFPVWTAMEILVDFMCLELSGIDVAYITEVDPLWQNDLLNFILNPESLLFANPVAALACVVDSVSTAVGFSASPLFWCIGSTSAYPLTGHVHDDHELKSASSVAARMVYKLSRQLMICDTGIALCGCVPTPIWIKHNYRLQIAKPVRDWWCRPFGQTDLLWGYGKNPPFIGDNFVWMLFRKRACCAF